A section of the Platichthys flesus chromosome 22, fPlaFle2.1, whole genome shotgun sequence genome encodes:
- the LOC133933303 gene encoding IQ calmodulin-binding motif-containing protein 1-like, giving the protein MASVSELKKHLEHGDLNLLQKVSLLNSSVTNVLNVAALQTDSGALPRVKAELYHSGVLSHCVLVLAQDPRELRSNWSAAATLARITSSCCVGFDPGEESKAFYRLLLPSVVDGLLSLASQLMRRAECVSLLRKVMDSVMCLLGGHTQLTTQVLSSAHYEHIQMCEDVAVSLLCVQMWIQVCTANRNFLSSLTDDSVLLLLNEVIGQLAVSSDVAVGGASVKLILLMANQLQLRLKPLLLNFKGLDDLLDKDWRGRGIDQDMDQLIELLQSYRDTTSPSQVSAERVRAACVIQASWRSYQTRRRVKSLNRAVGSLQRRFRARRRQQQQQKEAQQWEEELKYQVCVRRLQARRAFHQKQRELLQLLPPDQVQSYLRECERRAAVVIQSFWRGSRERRRYISSQRDDLRRHRAARTLQRAVQRFLQKRQAAKAPPTAPLWIGQKGLTDSRRVELKAQVEEYIAVHRSSRVSPGECERLHQEVQLLLSELQSGGERRRVEQRREALLAHTHTQLELLRDAPPLSLVTAPVGEAFLSHSGRCVLRARDAHNATLQASRLPWWRRLGEPADPPDPAHLWELEAEFGGLFVGGSANI; this is encoded by the exons ATGGCGTCTGTGTCCGAGCTGAAGAAACATCTGGAGCACGGGGATCTGAACCTGCTGCAGAAAGTCAGCTTGCTCAACAGCAGCGTCACGA ACGTCCTGAACGTGGCGGCGCTTCAGACCGACAGCGGGGCGTTGCCTCGGGTGAAGGCGGAGCTCTATCACAGCGGCGTCCTGAGTCACTGCGTCCTCGTCCTCGCTCAGGATCCCAGAGAGCTGAGGAGCAACTGGAGCGCCGCCGCCACCCTCGCCAGGATCACCAG ctcctgcTGTGTTGGGTTTGACCCTGGTGAAGAATCAAAGGCCTTTTATAGGCTCCTCCTACCGTCAGTCGTGGACGGCCTCCTGTCATTGGCCAGTCAGCTGATGAGGCGGGCGGAG tgtgtgtctctgctcaggAAGGTGATGGACTCCGTCATGTGTCTGCTGGGAGGCCACACCCAGCTCACGACTCAGG tCCTCAGCTCCGCTCACTATGAGCACATCCAGATGTGTGAGGACGTagctgtgtctctgctctgtgtccaGATGTGGATTCAAGTCTGCACAGCCAACAG GAACTTCCTGTCCAGCCTGACTGACGACTCCGTCCTGTTGCTGCTGAACGAGGTCATCGGCCAATTAGCCGTCAGCTCCGACGTGGCAGTGGGAGGGGCCTCCGTCAAACTCATCCTCCTCATGGCCAATCAACTGCAGCTGCGTCTCAAGCCCCTCCTCCTCAActtcaaag gactgGACGACCTGCTGGACAAGGACTGGAGGGGGCGTGGCATTGACCAGGACATGGACCAGCTAATTGAACTCCTCCAATCATACAGAGACACGACGAGTCCCTCTCAG GTGAGTGCTGAGCGTGTGCGGGCGGCGTGTGTGATCCAGGCGTCATGGAGGTCGTATCAGACCCGGCGCCGAGTGAAGAGTCTGAACAGAGCTGTCGGTTCCCTGCAGAGGAGATTCAG ggctcggaggaggcagcagcagcaacagaaggAGGCTcagcagtgggaggaggagctgaagtaTCAG gtgtgTGTGCGGCGGCTGCAGGCGAGGAGGGCGTTCcatcagaaacagagagaactgctgcagctgcttcctcctg ACCAGGTGCAGTCGTACCTGAGGGAGTGCGAGCGGCGAGCGGCGGTCGTGATCCAGAGCTTCTGGAGAGGCTCCAGAGAGCGGCGCCGCTACATCAGCTCCCAACGAGACGACCTGAGGCGCCATCGAGCCGCCAGGACGCTGCAGAGAGCG GTGCAGCGCTTCCTGCAGAAAAGACAAGCGGCCAAAGCCCCGCCCACCGCACCGCTCTGGATTGGTCAGAAAGGTTTGACGGACAGTAGGAGGGTGGAGCTGAAGGCTCAGGTGGAGGAATACATCGCTGTGCATCGT tcGTCCCGGGTGTCCCCAGGCGAGTGTGAGCGCCTCCATCAGGAggttcagctgctgctgtcggAGCTGCAGAGCGGAGGTGAGCGGAGGagggtggagcagaggagagaggcgctgctcgctcacacacacactcagctggagctgctcagag ACGCCCCGCCCCTTTCCCTTGTCACGGCGCCAGTGGGCGAGGCCTTCCTCAGCCACTCAGGTCGCTGCGTCCTTCGCGCCCGTGACGCCCACAACGCGACGCTGCAGGCGAGCCGGCTCCCctggtggaggaggctgggagAGCCGGCGGACCCGCCCGACCCCGCCCACCTGTGGGAGCTGGAGGCGGAGTTTGGAGGACTGTTTGTTGGCGGCTCAGCTAACATTTAA